The Achromobacter deleyi region CGGAGACTGGCAGGCGCAAAGCGAAGGCGATCTGCTCCTGCGCTTCGTGCGCATCGAGATCCTGCTGCAGCGCCTGGCCGCGTCGCCATGCCTGACGGTGGCGCTGGCGCATGGCCGCAATTTCGGCGCGGGCGTGGATGTGTTCGGCGCCTGCAAATGGCGCATCAGTGCGCCGGACGCCACGTTCCGCATGCCGGGCCTGAAGTTCGGCCTGGTGCTGGGCACGCGGCGCTACGCCACGCTGGTGGGGGCGGAACGCGCGCGCACCGTGCTTGAGCAGGCCGCGACGTTCAGCGCCGAAGATGCCCTGCGCGACGGATTCGCCAGCCGGCTTGCCGCGCCAGAGGAGTGGCCGGCCATCGGGCAGCAGGCGCTGGACACGGCCTGCGCCCTGACGGATGCCAGCCGCGCGCAGCTATACGCGGCCTTGTCGCAGGAAGTGCCGGATGCGGACCTCGCCCGTCTCGTGCGTTCGGCGGCGCAGCCGGGCCTGAAAGACCGCGTGGCGGCGTATCTGCAAGCGCGCTAGCCCCACCAGACCAAGCAGGGAGGAAGACAATGGCTTCGGGATTCAATCAAAAAAACAAGCAATGCTCGTTGGCGGAATTGGCGGCGCTGGTGCCCAATGGCGCGTCGATCGCCCTGGGCGGCAGCTTTCTGCATCGCGGACCGTTCGCCTTCGTGCGCGAATTGATCCGCCAGGAAAAGCGCGACCTGGAACTGCTCAAGCAATCTCCCGGGTATGACGTGGACATCCTGTGCCGCGCAGGCGTGCTGCGGCGCGTGCGCGCGGGCATCGTCGCGATGGAAGGCAACTTCGGACTGGCGCCCTGGTATCGGCGCGCGGTGGAGCGCCACGAGATCGAACTGGAAGAACACGCTTGCGCCAGCCTGACCGCGGGCCTGCGCGCGGCGGCCTTTGGCGTGCCGTTCCAGCCTTGCGGCGGCCTGCATGGCAGCGGCCTGCCGGAGCTCAACGGGTGGAAGTGCCTGGACGATCCTTACGGCAGCGGCCAGAAGACCTGGGTGGTGCCCGCCATCCGGCCTGACTTCGCCGTGATCCATGCGTCCGAGGTGGACGCCCTGGGCAACGTGCGCGTGCACGGCACGGCGCATTGGGACCGCATCATGTCGCGCGCGGCCGGCAGCGTGCTGGTGGTGGCCGAGAAGCTGGTGGACAGCGCCGTGTTCGAAGCGCAGCCGGAATCCACGCTGGTGCCGTACTTCATGGTGCAGGCCTACGCGGTCGTGCCGCGCGGCGCGTGGCCGGGGTCGTGCTGGCCGGACTACGCCATCGATTATCCGGCGGTGGAGGCATACATGGACAAGAACAGCGATCTGCGGGCGCACATGGCCGCGGCGCCCGAAGCGCGGGAGGGAAATCATGGCTGAGCAATGGTCGGGCTTTTCATACATCGTGACCAATCTGGCGCGTTTCATCCGCCCGGACGAAATCACCTTCAGCGGCGTGAATTCCACCCTGCCTATGCTGGCCTGCCTGCTGGCCAAGCGCGCCTACGACTGGGACTTCGTCTACATCAACGTGGCCGGGGGCGTGAACCCGCGGCCATCGCATATCCCGATCTCCAGCTCCGACCCGGTGCTGGCCGAGCGCACGGCCTCGATCTTCTCCAACGAGGACTTCTACGACCTGTGCACGCGCGGGCGCATGGACCTGACCTTCCTGGGCGCCGCGCAGATCGACGGCGCGGGGTGTGCCAACAACTCCTGCATCGGCGACTGGCACGAACCCAAGGTCCGCCTGCCGGGCGGCGGGGGCGGGGCGGTGATGCTGCCCACGGCCAGGCGGGCGTGCACCTGGCGCACCGAGCATTCGCGCCGCACCTTCGTGCCCAAGCTGGATTTCATGACGTCCTGGGGCGGCTTTCATGGCGTGGCGACGCCGATCGCCGTGTTCGTCAAGCGAGACGGGCGGCTGGCGCTGCAATCCTGGCATCCGGAGTCCAGTCTGTCTGAGGTGCGCGAACGCACGGGCTTCGAGTTCGACGCCACCGGCGCCGTGCCGACCGAACCGCCGACTGCGGACGAGGTCCGCGCCTTGCGCGAGCTGGACGCGGACGGACAGTTCGAACGCGATGCCGCCATCGCGCTGCGCTAGGGGAGTGCGATGACGATTGCCGATGCCACGCTGGTGGCGGCGTTTGCGCGCCTGTGGAGCCAGCCCGAGCGGGCGGCGCGGCCTGCCATCGTGACCGCGGACGAAACGCTGACCTACGCGGACCTGTACCGCCGCGTCGGGCAGGTGGCGGGCGGCCTGCGCGCCGCCGGTGTCGCGCCTGGCGACTACGTGGCCGTGGCGATGGAGCGTTCGCTGGCGCAGGTCCTGACCATTCTGGGCGCGATGGCGGCGGGGGCTTGCCCGTGTCCGCTGGAGCCGCGCCTGTCGGTCGAAGAGACGGCGCGGCGCGTGGCGGCGGTGGGCCTGACGTGGATGCTGTCCGACGAGGCCAACGCCGTCAACGCGCAGGCTTGCGGCCTGGCGGCCGCG contains the following coding sequences:
- a CDS encoding CoA transferase subunit A, giving the protein MASGFNQKNKQCSLAELAALVPNGASIALGGSFLHRGPFAFVRELIRQEKRDLELLKQSPGYDVDILCRAGVLRRVRAGIVAMEGNFGLAPWYRRAVERHEIELEEHACASLTAGLRAAAFGVPFQPCGGLHGSGLPELNGWKCLDDPYGSGQKTWVVPAIRPDFAVIHASEVDALGNVRVHGTAHWDRIMSRAAGSVLVVAEKLVDSAVFEAQPESTLVPYFMVQAYAVVPRGAWPGSCWPDYAIDYPAVEAYMDKNSDLRAHMAAAPEAREGNHG
- a CDS encoding CoA-transferase subunit beta gives rise to the protein MAEQWSGFSYIVTNLARFIRPDEITFSGVNSTLPMLACLLAKRAYDWDFVYINVAGGVNPRPSHIPISSSDPVLAERTASIFSNEDFYDLCTRGRMDLTFLGAAQIDGAGCANNSCIGDWHEPKVRLPGGGGGAVMLPTARRACTWRTEHSRRTFVPKLDFMTSWGGFHGVATPIAVFVKRDGRLALQSWHPESSLSEVRERTGFEFDATGAVPTEPPTADEVRALRELDADGQFERDAAIALR
- a CDS encoding enoyl-CoA hydratase/isomerase family protein, producing MSSVLRIDKQGGRHELTLARPEKMNALSADLVEALISALDDAEAQGAKVIVLKGEGRNFSAGFDFGDWQAQSEGDLLLRFVRIEILLQRLAASPCLTVALAHGRNFGAGVDVFGACKWRISAPDATFRMPGLKFGLVLGTRRYATLVGAERARTVLEQAATFSAEDALRDGFASRLAAPEEWPAIGQQALDTACALTDASRAQLYAALSQEVPDADLARLVRSAAQPGLKDRVAAYLQAR